The following proteins are encoded in a genomic region of Thermococcus sp.:
- a CDS encoding ABC transporter ATP-binding protein, whose translation MIKGENLRFSYGGREVLKGIGLEIGKSEFVAILGPNGAGKSTLLRCLAGILRCGGVFIKGRPLHDYSQRELSRILAYVPQRTEPGFLTVFDTVLLGRRPYMGLTPSENDLRIVKEALKRLGIEELALKRTNEISGGELQKVSIARALAQEPEVLLMDEPTNNLDLRSQLEVMRLVRELSREGKTVVMVMHDVNLALRFAKRFVFMRNGRIVADGGLEVLSDELFEEVYGVKVEMGEIRGVPVIVPL comes from the coding sequence ATGATTAAGGGGGAGAACCTTCGCTTCTCTTACGGCGGGCGGGAAGTTCTAAAGGGAATAGGCCTTGAGATTGGAAAAAGTGAGTTTGTTGCAATCCTCGGCCCAAACGGTGCTGGAAAGAGCACCCTTTTACGCTGTCTGGCCGGAATTCTGAGATGCGGGGGAGTCTTTATCAAGGGCAGGCCTCTCCACGATTACTCACAGCGCGAACTTTCCAGAATTCTCGCGTACGTTCCCCAGCGAACGGAGCCGGGTTTTCTGACGGTCTTTGACACGGTTCTTCTCGGCAGAAGGCCTTACATGGGGCTGACGCCATCCGAGAACGACTTGAGGATTGTGAAAGAAGCTCTGAAAAGGCTTGGTATCGAGGAGCTGGCCCTCAAAAGGACGAACGAAATCAGTGGTGGTGAACTGCAGAAGGTTAGCATAGCGAGGGCGCTCGCCCAAGAGCCTGAAGTTCTACTTATGGACGAGCCCACCAACAATCTCGACTTAAGGAGTCAGCTCGAAGTTATGAGACTCGTGAGGGAGCTCTCAAGGGAAGGGAAGACTGTGGTAATGGTCATGCACGACGTTAACCTTGCCCTGCGCTTCGCTAAAAGGTTCGTATTCATGAGAAACGGGAGGATTGTTGCCGACGGTGGTCTCGAAGTTCTGAGTGATGAGCTATTCGAGGAAGTTTATGGAGTTAAGGTTGAGATGGGAGAAATAAGGGGAGTACCGGTTATAGTTCCCCTTTAG
- a CDS encoding glucose-6-phosphate isomerase: MEYKKPFGVRIEENGVIPGAKKLVRRLSDMRGYFYDEKAYEELLKEDPIVYEVYAIEQEEKGGDLNFATTVLYPGKVGKEFFFTKGHYHAKPDRAEIYYALKGRGGMLLQTPEGEVEWVPMEPGTVVYVPPYWAHRTVNTGDEPFVFLAVYPADAGHDYGSIKEKGFAKLVVEEDGEVKLVDNPRWK; the protein is encoded by the coding sequence ATGGAGTACAAGAAACCTTTTGGTGTTAGAATAGAGGAGAATGGTGTCATTCCGGGAGCAAAAAAGCTCGTTAGAAGGCTCAGCGATATGAGGGGCTATTTCTACGATGAGAAGGCCTACGAGGAGCTCCTCAAGGAGGACCCGATAGTTTACGAGGTCTATGCCATAGAGCAGGAGGAAAAGGGGGGTGACCTCAACTTCGCCACGACGGTTCTCTACCCGGGCAAGGTCGGAAAGGAGTTCTTCTTCACGAAGGGTCACTATCATGCCAAGCCAGACAGGGCGGAAATTTACTATGCTTTGAAGGGCAGGGGCGGAATGCTCCTCCAGACGCCGGAAGGCGAGGTGGAATGGGTCCCTATGGAGCCGGGAACGGTTGTTTACGTCCCTCCCTACTGGGCCCACAGGACGGTTAACACCGGCGACGAGCCCTTCGTCTTCCTCGCTGTGTATCCGGCGGATGCGGGCCACGACTACGGCTCGATAAAGGAGAAGGGCTTCGCCAAGCTCGTCGTTGAGGAAGATGGGGAAGTCAAGCTCGTCGACAACCCGCGCTGGAAGTGA
- a CDS encoding tetratricopeptide repeat protein: protein MEEILKAIEEKNCEKLRRLLYYRVDDLSDEELKEILGKAEKLAKDCKDWELYKLVLYYYHEILNEDRISEFEKLAKESDDFELKFHLADLYYLIGELEKSLELFRTLLEEEVAKGNVEHAARIYYSMAMIHEELQEYEKALELIEKAKELYEELGDERKILRIEIYRGYVTFEAGDTYKGKAIIAGVLPKALNDNELLVEAHLSFEEIFEEEENYDAALQECLYALIRAKGTDYEDIAFGSLMDVLWQLFLDDDFETVYLNIDMFINAFPDMKEFFEAVKALALFKDGKIEEEEAKKAVEKVKDPRLLEMLELLGEAEL, encoded by the coding sequence ATGGAGGAGATTTTAAAGGCCATCGAGGAGAAGAACTGCGAAAAGCTCAGGAGGCTCCTCTACTACAGGGTTGACGACCTCAGCGATGAAGAGTTGAAAGAAATCCTTGGGAAGGCTGAAAAGCTGGCAAAGGATTGCAAAGACTGGGAACTTTACAAGCTCGTGCTATACTACTACCACGAGATACTCAACGAGGATAGGATTTCAGAGTTTGAGAAGCTCGCAAAGGAGAGTGATGACTTCGAGCTCAAGTTCCACCTGGCTGACCTTTATTACCTCATCGGCGAACTCGAAAAGAGCCTTGAACTGTTCAGGACACTCCTGGAGGAAGAAGTAGCGAAAGGCAACGTCGAACACGCCGCGCGGATATACTACAGCATGGCGATGATTCACGAGGAACTTCAGGAGTACGAGAAGGCCCTTGAGCTAATCGAGAAGGCCAAAGAACTCTACGAAGAGCTTGGAGACGAGAGAAAAATCCTGAGGATTGAGATTTACAGGGGCTACGTAACCTTTGAGGCAGGAGACACATACAAGGGCAAGGCAATAATAGCAGGAGTACTGCCAAAGGCCCTCAACGACAACGAGCTTCTGGTTGAGGCACACCTAAGCTTTGAGGAAATCTTCGAGGAGGAAGAGAACTACGATGCCGCCCTGCAGGAGTGCCTTTACGCCCTCATAAGGGCAAAGGGGACCGACTACGAGGACATAGCCTTCGGCTCCCTGATGGACGTCCTGTGGCAACTCTTCCTGGATGATGACTTCGAGACGGTTTACCTGAACATTGATATGTTCATCAATGCATTCCCGGACATGAAGGAATTCTTTGAGGCGGTCAAGGCATTGGCACTCTTCAAGGACGGCAAGATTGAGGAAGAAGAAGCCAAGAAGGCCGTTGAGAAGGTCAAGGACCCAAGACTTCTAGAGATGCTCGAACTACTTGGTGAGGCCGAGCTCTAA
- a CDS encoding TraB/GumN family protein: MNYLRYVKIVGTMHVSPKSRDEVARIIINERPHAVAVELDRARFLAMETNVELTLQDSLRLGRRGIINYALAKVEEKLGETFGMSPGEEMRTAIEVSRSLGIPLYLIDEDINLILAKIASAPLREKLLMTLEGLSVFLPLGRTELGDPLEEYRAMMVEFKHRYPYLYRVLVEERNEIMARNLMAIVDSLLSAGVKKPKVVAVVGLGHKPGIERLLNGRYFYM; this comes from the coding sequence ATGAACTACCTCCGCTACGTCAAAATCGTGGGCACGATGCACGTCTCCCCAAAAAGCAGGGATGAGGTTGCAAGGATTATAATCAACGAAAGGCCTCACGCCGTTGCCGTTGAACTTGACCGAGCTAGGTTTCTGGCGATGGAAACAAACGTCGAGCTGACGCTCCAGGATTCCCTCAGGCTTGGGAGGAGGGGAATTATAAACTACGCCCTTGCGAAGGTCGAGGAGAAACTGGGGGAAACCTTTGGAATGTCACCCGGAGAGGAAATGAGAACTGCTATAGAGGTTTCCCGCTCTCTGGGGATTCCGCTTTACCTCATTGACGAGGACATTAACCTAATCCTGGCCAAAATAGCCTCGGCCCCGCTGAGGGAGAAGCTTCTCATGACCCTCGAAGGGCTGAGCGTTTTCCTTCCTCTGGGAAGGACAGAGCTGGGCGACCCTCTTGAGGAGTACAGGGCCATGATGGTTGAATTCAAGCACAGGTATCCATACCTCTACCGCGTCCTGGTTGAGGAAAGAAACGAGATAATGGCGAGGAACCTGATGGCGATAGTTGATTCCCTTCTTTCGGCGGGGGTCAAGAAGCCGAAGGTTGTTGCCGTTGTGGGCCTTGGCCACAAGCCTGGAATAGAGAGACTCCTCAACGGACGTTACTTTTATATGTAA
- the mpgS gene encoding mannosyl-3-phosphoglycerate synthase yields MLLEAPVYKELFGAVEIYEVQKVIKLDSETKDVGTFTVRNVPSEDIYRILEDIAIVVPMKDEKLQLVDGVLKAIPHQCPIIIVSNSKREGPNLFKQEVDLVKHFYNLTRSRIIMVHQKDPGLAEAFKKVGYTHILEGDSVRSGKGEGMLIGLLLAKAIGAKYVGFVDADNYIPGSVNEYVKDYAAGFLMSESDYSMVRLSWRHKPKVTTKGLYFKKWGRVSEITNRYMNALFGVATNFETNIIATGNSGEHAMSIKLAEVMPFATGYAIEPYELVYLFETFGRWGVGREDIYDQGVEVFQIETLNPHLHEDKGKEHVREMILSSLGTIYHSELATEGLKERILNELRIHGLLKENEEPPRPKVMPPVEGIDVGEWMKTLDDEAETLLKFEV; encoded by the coding sequence TTGCTACTGGAGGCACCGGTTTATAAGGAGCTCTTTGGGGCGGTGGAGATATACGAGGTCCAGAAGGTCATCAAGCTCGATAGCGAGACTAAAGATGTGGGAACGTTCACCGTCAGGAACGTCCCGAGTGAGGACATCTATCGAATTCTTGAGGACATAGCCATAGTCGTTCCGATGAAGGATGAGAAGCTTCAGCTGGTTGACGGCGTCCTCAAGGCGATTCCCCACCAGTGCCCCATAATCATAGTCTCGAACAGCAAGAGAGAAGGTCCGAACCTCTTCAAGCAGGAGGTTGACCTCGTCAAGCACTTTTACAACCTAACTCGCTCGAGAATAATCATGGTCCACCAGAAGGACCCTGGCCTGGCAGAGGCCTTCAAAAAGGTTGGATACACCCACATACTCGAGGGAGACTCGGTGCGGAGCGGTAAGGGCGAAGGCATGCTGATAGGCCTGCTTCTTGCTAAGGCCATCGGGGCAAAGTACGTTGGTTTTGTTGATGCCGACAACTACATACCCGGGTCGGTGAACGAGTACGTCAAGGACTACGCCGCAGGTTTTCTCATGAGCGAGAGCGACTACTCGATGGTTCGGTTGAGCTGGCGTCACAAGCCGAAGGTCACAACGAAAGGCCTCTACTTCAAGAAGTGGGGTCGCGTGAGCGAGATTACCAACCGCTACATGAACGCCCTCTTCGGAGTTGCAACTAACTTCGAGACCAACATAATAGCGACCGGAAACTCCGGCGAGCACGCGATGAGCATAAAGCTCGCCGAGGTAATGCCCTTCGCCACAGGTTATGCTATAGAACCCTACGAGCTCGTTTACCTCTTCGAGACCTTCGGCCGGTGGGGCGTTGGAAGGGAGGATATCTACGACCAGGGCGTTGAGGTCTTTCAGATTGAGACGCTCAACCCGCACCTCCACGAGGACAAGGGAAAGGAACACGTCAGGGAAATGATTCTAAGCTCCCTCGGGACGATATACCACTCCGAGCTGGCAACCGAGGGGTTGAAGGAGAGAATCCTTAACGAACTGCGCATCCATGGGCTTCTCAAAGAAAACGAGGAACCACCGAGGCCGAAGGTGATGCCCCCCGTTGAGGGCATAGACGTTGGGGAGTGGATGAAAACGCTCGATGATGAGGCCGAAACCCTGCTCAAGTTCGAGGTGTGA
- a CDS encoding ribonuclease Z: MLEVFFLGTGGIMPTRERNVPAVALRYKGEIILFDAGEGTIRQMNTAKLSPMRVDKIFITHFHGDHYLGLGGLIQTMNLWNRERPLHIYGPKYTFEFLQNFLNSGFFRPGFDIHVHELGETRLRFGDYEIWSFKVEHGIPALGYVFKEKDRRGKFLPEKLAEVGLKPGPILGILEREGRVEVNGRVVHLEDVTGPRRKGLKVVYTGDTEPSDRVKLFSERADLLIHDATYLSPEDRGESYHSTVEEACEIARKARVKLLVLFHRAFRYTYEEYLRTSAEICKKLGVNFIVPRDFDVLTYKSGKWQLGNALGDGP, encoded by the coding sequence ATGCTTGAAGTCTTTTTCCTCGGAACCGGTGGTATAATGCCAACCCGTGAACGGAACGTACCAGCGGTAGCGCTCCGCTATAAAGGCGAGATAATCCTCTTCGACGCTGGAGAAGGTACAATACGGCAGATGAACACCGCGAAGCTCAGTCCGATGAGGGTTGACAAGATATTCATAACACACTTCCACGGCGACCACTACCTCGGCCTCGGCGGTCTGATTCAGACGATGAACCTCTGGAACAGGGAAAGGCCCCTCCACATCTACGGGCCTAAGTACACCTTTGAGTTCCTCCAGAATTTCCTAAACAGCGGGTTCTTTAGGCCGGGCTTTGATATACACGTCCATGAGCTCGGAGAGACGAGGCTAAGGTTTGGGGACTACGAAATCTGGAGCTTTAAGGTAGAGCACGGGATTCCGGCCCTCGGCTACGTCTTTAAGGAGAAGGACAGACGCGGGAAGTTTCTACCGGAGAAGCTGGCCGAGGTTGGACTCAAACCCGGGCCAATACTTGGAATACTTGAGAGGGAAGGAAGGGTAGAGGTTAATGGAAGGGTTGTCCACCTTGAGGACGTTACGGGACCGAGGAGGAAGGGACTCAAGGTGGTCTACACCGGTGACACAGAGCCGTCCGATAGGGTAAAACTCTTCTCCGAGAGGGCAGATTTGCTGATCCACGACGCCACTTACCTTTCCCCCGAGGACAGGGGCGAGAGCTACCATTCAACGGTGGAAGAGGCCTGTGAGATAGCGAGAAAAGCCAGGGTGAAGCTCCTCGTGCTCTTCCACAGGGCATTCCGCTACACCTATGAGGAATACCTCAGGACATCGGCGGAGATATGCAAAAAACTCGGCGTGAACTTTATTGTCCCAAGGGACTTTGATGTCCTAACCTACAAATCGGGAAAATGGCAACTTGGGAACGCTCTGGGTGATGGGCCATGA
- a CDS encoding ADP-specific glucokinase — MMWDGLYASAFEKINERIGNTGRVLLAYNTNIDAIKYLNSGDLKDRIEKAGKEEVLRYSNELPEKIRSVQQLLGSILWSVKRGKAAELFVESCPVRFYMKRWGWNELRMGGQVGIMANLLGGVYGVPVIAHVPQISRLQAGLFKDGSIYVPKIENGQLRLVHPKEFNADEESCIHFIYEFSRGFRVFDFKAPRENRFIGSADDYTTTLFIRDEFRKSFEEIARSVNLAIVSGLQALTKDNYREPFETIRGHLEVLNDRNVPAHLEFAFTPDETVRKAILDLLGNFWSVGLNEVELASIMEAIGEKCLAEKLLTNDPVDPVAVTEAMLKLAEKTGVRRIHFHTYGYYLALTDYKGEFVRDALLFAALAAAAKAKLGDVRSIDDIAKAMDVPVNEKAKPVEEALAREYGMEKGLTEVDGYQLAFVPTKIVEKPKSTVGIGDTISSSAFVGEFALKNG; from the coding sequence ATTATGTGGGACGGGCTTTACGCTTCTGCCTTCGAGAAAATCAATGAAAGGATTGGAAACACCGGAAGGGTTTTGCTGGCCTACAACACCAACATTGACGCGATAAAGTACCTGAACTCAGGGGACCTTAAGGATAGGATTGAGAAAGCCGGAAAGGAAGAAGTTCTCCGCTACTCCAATGAGCTCCCGGAGAAGATAAGGAGCGTTCAACAACTGCTTGGCTCAATCCTGTGGAGTGTCAAGCGCGGAAAAGCGGCTGAGCTCTTCGTCGAGAGCTGTCCCGTCAGGTTCTACATGAAGCGCTGGGGCTGGAACGAGCTGAGGATGGGCGGTCAGGTAGGAATCATGGCTAACCTCCTCGGCGGTGTTTACGGCGTTCCGGTAATAGCTCACGTCCCCCAGATTTCGAGGCTCCAGGCCGGTTTGTTCAAGGACGGGTCGATATACGTTCCGAAGATTGAAAACGGTCAACTCAGGCTTGTTCATCCAAAGGAATTCAACGCTGACGAGGAGAGTTGCATACACTTCATCTACGAGTTCTCGAGGGGCTTTAGGGTTTTTGACTTCAAAGCGCCAAGGGAAAACCGCTTCATAGGCTCGGCAGACGACTACACCACGACCCTGTTCATCCGCGACGAGTTCCGGAAAAGCTTTGAGGAGATAGCCAGAAGCGTGAACCTCGCCATAGTGAGCGGCCTTCAGGCGTTGACGAAGGATAACTACCGCGAGCCCTTCGAGACGATAAGGGGACACCTTGAAGTTCTCAACGATAGAAACGTTCCCGCCCATCTAGAGTTCGCCTTCACCCCCGATGAGACTGTCAGGAAAGCTATCCTTGACCTTCTCGGCAACTTTTGGAGTGTTGGTTTAAACGAGGTCGAGCTGGCCTCGATTATGGAGGCTATTGGCGAGAAATGTCTGGCCGAGAAGCTCCTCACCAATGACCCCGTTGACCCGGTTGCCGTCACCGAGGCCATGCTCAAGCTCGCCGAGAAGACAGGAGTTAGGAGGATACACTTCCACACCTACGGCTACTACCTCGCGCTGACAGACTACAAAGGCGAGTTCGTTAGAGATGCACTTCTCTTCGCGGCTTTAGCCGCTGCTGCAAAGGCGAAGCTCGGTGATGTCCGCTCGATAGACGATATCGCCAAAGCAATGGATGTTCCTGTCAACGAGAAGGCCAAACCGGTTGAAGAGGCCCTTGCCAGGGAGTATGGGATGGAGAAAGGCCTAACCGAGGTGGATGGCTACCAGCTGGCCTTCGTTCCGACTAAAATCGTCGAGAAGCCCAAATCAACCGTCGGAATCGGGGACACTATTTCAAGTTCTGCCTTCGTTGGAGAGTTTGCATTGAAGAATGGGTAA
- a CDS encoding KH domain-containing protein — translation MRDRLEKMLNVEILDIEETDDKIIVYVPADKVRIAVGSGGSAVKAAELVIGKKIEVRPKE, via the coding sequence ATGAGGGACAGGCTTGAGAAGATGCTGAACGTGGAAATACTCGACATCGAGGAAACCGACGACAAGATTATCGTTTACGTTCCGGCCGACAAGGTCAGGATTGCCGTGGGAAGCGGTGGTTCCGCGGTTAAAGCAGCCGAGCTCGTGATAGGAAAGAAGATTGAGGTTCGTCCAAAGGAGTGA